Proteins found in one Spirosoma rhododendri genomic segment:
- a CDS encoding Crp/Fnr family transcriptional regulator, translating to MDELIRFIKGLIWIDERDLQLVLSRCRERQIAKGKLLLRKGQIANQYFFIVSGGVRFFYQALAQENTTWVMFENEFFTEISSLHPQAPSRFNIEAIEETRLIVIDKKDMDFLYGQVAAWEEFGRKLWEATTIRMIDQIMNFQTLSAEERYLNFLKNSQLIQKAPVKQIAAVLGITPNALSRIRKKIR from the coding sequence ATGGACGAGTTAATTCGATTTATCAAAGGCCTTATCTGGATCGATGAGCGGGACCTGCAACTCGTGCTGTCCCGATGCCGCGAAAGACAAATTGCTAAGGGTAAGCTGCTGTTGAGAAAGGGACAAATTGCCAATCAATACTTCTTCATCGTGTCAGGGGGCGTCCGGTTTTTCTACCAAGCTCTTGCCCAAGAGAACACTACTTGGGTGATGTTTGAGAATGAGTTTTTCACGGAAATCTCAAGCCTCCATCCCCAGGCACCCTCCCGATTCAACATTGAAGCGATCGAAGAAACGAGGCTGATCGTGATCGACAAAAAGGACATGGACTTTTTATACGGTCAGGTGGCAGCCTGGGAAGAATTCGGCCGTAAACTATGGGAGGCTACCACTATCCGAATGATCGACCAGATTATGAATTTCCAAACGCTGTCGGCTGAGGAACGGTATCTGAACTTCCTGAAGAATTCCCAGCTCATCCAAAAAGCGCCCGTCAAGCAGATAGCCGCTGTACTTGGCATTACCCCTAATGCCTTAAGCCGAATCCGAAAAAAAATTCGCTGA